aattaaattctaccttttttagtttttttaagaataatttTCGCTTTGTGGGGATAATTTTTAGTTGTTGATTTCTCAAACCCTAGCATTTCTTGGTTAAGAAATTTCTTCTTTAAGGTAAATTTGTTTTCTGAtaatttgtttggttttgtGTACGTAATATTCTGTAATGTTTGGAACTTTTTGTGGGTTCCATGTTCTCTTCACATTGCTTCCTCAAGAGGGTTATTCTTATTccttttctaaaaataattattgttgCATACTTTTtgttcaaattttatttatgtttcttgTTGGCTTTTTTCCAGGTATTAAAAagattgaagagaagaagagaatttcacgagtttttaatttttattgaaataaACACTTCTTTGATGATTAGGGTTTCGTGCAAACAATGAGAGACCCTCATTATTCAATCATCAACCTCGTCGTTCTCCTCTTCCCGAGGATTCTGTAAAGtttggaatatttttattattcctTTATTTGTTCATTAGGAAAAAAAAGTCTGGCTATTTTGTATAAGCTAAAATGGGTTGTCGATGGAATCCTATTGGATTTCAATTCTCTTGCTTCATGTTCTTGATCATTACCCTTCAGTCTCGTTCCTCGTTATCCCTCAACTCCGAAGGTAATTCTCAATATATTAAcaattttgtcttctttttgaatttttgttgaagggtttttcaAATGTTGTAGGATTTGTGCTGTTGAAATTCCTGGAAAGAGTGGACTCTGATCCTCATGGAACTCTTGCGAATTGGAATGTTTCTGATGATCATATGTGTTCTTGGTTTGGTGTAACGTGTGTCGACAATAAAGTCCAGATGGTGTAAGTTCCTGTTTTCTTATATTATGTCTTTGTGATTCTTATCGCAATTTCTGatgaatattttggttttgttatgTAGGAATCTTAGTGGATGCTCTTTGGGAGGAACTTTAGCTCCTGAGCTTAGTCAATTAAGTGAATTAACATCTCTGTAAGGGGTTTTTAAGTTACCTTTTTGCTCTGTTTCCTGAAAGAATATGAGAAAAAGAagctaattcttttttttatagagtactatccaagaacaatctctttggTGACATTCCAAATGAATTTGGGACTTTTCCAAAACTGAAGTTGTTGGATTTACGGGATAATAAGCTAAGCGGAGTAGTTCCACCTGAGCTAAACAAAATGTTGACACCAGAGAACTTGTGAGTTAAAGATTTATCAAGCCAAATCAATGTGTcatgacaaaataaaataacgttggcttttttttttggtggatTCATCAGGTTGCTTTCTGGTAACAAATTTGCCGGGTTTATGAAGATAAAGTTCCTGAGACTTCAATCGCTATATCAAGTCCAGTTAAACAAGCATAAAGAGCTGTCTTCTGCTTCCAATGCTGTCTTCGGCTGCGTCAATAGAAAACTTGGATACTGGTAATCACCTTTTTTGCATTAGATATGTTAAGATGGTGAAATATTTGAACAATgttcttacatttttttatccATTTTAAAAGTGTTTCAAGGAGAAGATTGTTAAGACTAAACAAAGCACAAGCTTTCGTATTGCGGATTAAAGCAACTTCAAGAATGTagataaaagttttttttttcattttttttcaaaatataaattcattttggttacattttgtatttttttatcattagtgTTACTGATTTCTATGTTTATGTCTCTTCAGGCTTCAAAGGGAACCTCAAGGGGAGAACTATGACATGAATTATCCCCCAAGTAAGCGCATTAAAAAAAACGGTTGAAACTTGAAACGTATACAAACTAACAGTGTTCCTTTTTGTAGGTTCTTTACAGAATGAAAGTAGTGTCCTCAGGAGGCGTGAGTTACTAGAGGGAACAAGTAATTTAGCAGCTATGCCTGCACCAGATGCTCCTAGTCCTTCTCCTGACACTATAACCATAGTGTTTCCTCGAAGCAGCGGGTCTTTTCCCGCGTTAACCACTGCAAAGAAGAGGATACCTCCATTGATCCCTCCTTCTCTTCCTCCAACAGCTGAGTACAACAACAATACAAGCTCTGACCCTCCAaggcaatttgaagaagaaacaaaagggTCTACTGCTGTTTGGTTGTATGTTGTTATCGGCGTTGCTGCTTTTGTAGCGGTGCTGATAGTAATAGGGGTTATATTCTTCTGCCGGAAAAGAGCTGTCAAGAGTATAGGTCCATGGAAAACTGGTTTAAGTGGACAGTTGCAGAAAGCTTTTGTTACTGGTAAGAAAAATGGTCTTAAATTCTTTTTATTTGGTTCTGTTTTCGGTTTGACATAATGTGAGAAATGTTTTTTCAGGTGTACCGAAGCTAAACCGGTCTGAACTAGAAACAGCTTGTGAAGATTTCAGTAATATTATTGAAGCATTTGATGGGTACACTGTCTATAAAGGAACATTGTCAAGTGGTGTTGAGATTGCTGTTGCTTCAACCGCTGTTTTGGAAACTAGAGAATGGACAAGAGCTATGGAAATGACTTACCGCAGAAAGGTAACTCTAAATATTCATTTCTTTCGCATTTTTTTCGAGAATATTGAATTGACTTTTTGGAGAGCTCAAATTTTCAGATTGATACAATGTCAAGAGTCAACCACAAGAACTTTGTGAATCTAATTGGATACTGTGAAGAAGCTGAACCATTTAATAGGATGATGGTTTTTGAATATGCTCCAAATGGAACTCTTTTCGAACATTTGCACGGTAATAAACATCTTAGTTTGTCTTCATATCAagattactttaatttttattattatcttaAACCTCTATATCTTCATTGTCATCTTGTTCAGACAAGGAAATGGAGCATCTTGATTGGAGCGCGAGGATGAGGATAATAATGGGAACTGCTTATTGTCTGCAATATATGCACGAGCTTAATCCGCCGATCGCGCATTCTAAATTAGTCTCATCAAGAATCTACTTAACCGATGATTACGCAGCCAAGGTTACTTGCTCTACAAGAAAACTGCATTGATGATTTTCGTTTTCTTGCGTGACAGGAAAACTATTTCAATGGTGACCTAATAAAGACTTTTTTTTGCAGGTCGGAGAGGTTGCTTTCAGCTCACAAACAGGGCTAAAATCGAGAAAACCGATGAGTGGTGATTTAGATCAATCTTCATTGCCATTACCAGCTGAACCAGAGACTAATGTCTATAGCTTTGGAGTATTAATGCTTGAGATTATATCCGGAAGGCTCTCCGAATCAGATGAAGAAGGATCAATTCTGAAATGGGTAaaactaaaattcaaaataaaatccaTTTTCTGAAATTTACATTACTAATGTAACcacttttttttatgttttctcatAGGCATCAAAGTATCTGGAGAGTGATCATTTGAAAGATATGATTGATCCTACATTAACAACGTTTAAAGAAGAGGACCTTGAAGTGATCTGTGATGTGGCAAGGCATTGTCTGAGAAATGACCAAAGTCAACGACCAACGATGAAAGATGTTGTTGAACAACTGAAACAAGTAATCAACATTTCTCCAGAACAAGCTACACCGAGACTCTCTCCTCTTTGGTGGGCAGAACTTGAGATCTTATCCTCTGAAGCTACTTAACCTGTAGAACgattctctctcctctctctctctctctctgtcttcgAGTTATGACTCGTGTCAGAGGTTCACGCTCCTTCTCACTCTCAGTCTTCCCGGTGGACGTCGTCGTGCTGAAAagttgttcttttatttaattcatcGTATTAAATTTGTTTCTTGGTTGGTTTTGATAGTGTATTTGGATCCAGATAATGTAACGATGTGtttgtaaaattatatactatCATACATATACCTATATATTTGTACGTATTTTGTGGTGAAAAGTTGTTTGTAACTATTAACCTCAGCTTTTAAAAACCATTATGTGATATTTTGTCGTTTTTATGCAAAGTCTGTTCATTCTTCCCCCTTTTTTTGTTGCCATTGCAACAAATAGAGGTAATCTGGCAACAAATAGAGGTAATCTTGATTGGTTTGTTCAATAACAAtggaacagaagaagaagagcactAACATATGTTATGTATTTTCTAATATACGAAATTATATAATCAACTTGATCTTTCTTCTTCCGTTTAGAATCAGAATTTCTTATAGGTGTTCTGTTTAGTTTAATTACTGTTCTTCCGCTACTTGTCTTCTTCGTTCTtctgtaaaaaattaaaaatttggtataataaatttaacattttaccaaaaaaaaaaaaaaaaaaaaaaaaaaaaaaacttgaacgGACGCGACGGATTCGATTGCAAACCGACTTAAACAAAATTATCCAGTTTAAAAGAGTCCTACCTAACTTCGCTCGACCTATCGCTTCCGATGTGTTTTGCTAAccgaaacataaaattttaagtatCAAAAATCGTTTTCAACTATTAACGGTACTAAATTTACTTTGTTGCTTCGAATATGCATGGGCGTTCGGAAGCTCCGTTCGGTTGATTTGGATTTTCGGTATTATGCTCATAAGTTTCATTCAGGTTTTATTaattatcggatcgggttcgatTCGGTTATTTTCGGGTTTAATTTGGATTgtaatcaatgtctgaaagcctaaaatatattttttaaacttgaaaaattgacaaaaaaaatttaaaatatataaattattcataaatctaattaaaattagttaaactatctaaactaactaaaaagtattcaaagtaataaataaaacaaactacataaATCTTTAGAATACTATAAAATATcttaattaacatatataaaaccattaacatatttaactatcGGATATCTTATGATCCTAGTTCAGATTTCAGTTCGGTTTGGGTTATATCAAAACCTTAAAGTACTGAGTTCATAAaccccgttcggatattttgtaTAACGGTTTGAATTgggtttgtttttttattcgGGTTTAAATAGATACTTTGGCTTGGGTAAAAACATTGATACCTAGCTTCGAATGTCAAGATTCCTCGTGCCGCCTCCACACTCTGAAGTAGCTGGTTTCCGATAAACTCATCGAATTGATCTGCATTGAAGctgttatgttttgatttttttaattaatgttaaatttattcaatagCGCTTCTTTACATCAAGTGCAACTTTTgtttaaagaattaaaaaatcaaaaactaactGTTCTTCTACTCTATACTTGTGCCAAACTAGTATCTTAAGCCACCTTCATATCTCATGTCTCCCACCATCACAATAGAGCTAAAACGGTTTCTAACTCCCTTATCAATGAATTTAACTAGCTGCACTGGTGTAGAATGAGCTTCCCCATGCCTccttttatttctttctctccatatgCTATGGACAGTTGCTTGAAAGATATACATGATAGTAAAGCAAGTCAGCATATCTCCATCTGTTTCAGATATCAGCTCAATAATATCAGGCCAATCATTTGTGTATCGATCTCCTAGAATTGGTCTCAGAAGTTTCTTCCACACCTCCACTGAGAAGGGGCACTTGAAAAAAAGATGATCTCGTGTTTCAATAGGATCTTGACAGAGGGTACAGCTCCCATCAACATTTTCTCCCCATTTAAGCATGCGGTCCCCTGTTGCAAGTCAATTTTTCAGAGCACACCAAGTGTAGAATGTCGAAACCACACTCCTTTGCTCCATTGACACAGTGGTTGTTGATCTCTGAGTAGCATCCAAGTGGTTTTTGTTGAAAACCTCTTTTTGTACTTTTTTCCAATATCTTGTCACATGTTAACATCCTCTGCATTATCCGCATTTGCTCTCCTCTCGTCAATTTCATCCTTAATTCTATCAAAAATTGTTGTTTTGTGCCTTCTTCTTTTGTGAGACATCATAGTTTTTTGAACTGTAGCGTGAGTAGAAAGACCAAGATCAATTACTCCTCGCTCTCCTAAAATATCTGAAAGACAATCCAATGAAGACCAAGTGTCATGCCAAAAAGATGtattctttctatttctaaCTTCAATTCGATGAAAACTTCTTGCTAATCTTTTCAGTTTCAATAATTTAATCCACATCCAAGAACCAGATTTTGTTGTTTCACTTACAGACCAGAATGACCCTTTCCTTATGAGATATAATCTTGATCCATTGAAGCTGTTATGTTGCTACAAATATTTTGCACAAAAATATTTCTCTCacttggtcattttattttcctaaagaaaacatgataatatTTACTTGTTTTTTGGTAATATGGCCGATTTTTAATCCTTTCATGTGACACAGAGTCGAACGTTGATGTCATACCCATATCACCGGCTCACTTTGGCAACACCGCTTCTTTTAAGTTAGTATAGTCGTGTTCTCTCATCTTCTcgaggatattttttttttaataaaaacatcttCTCGAGGATATGAGGTAGAACCGTAGAAGTTGGTCTCTTATGTGTTATCGGACGTGGTTGGGCAAAATCAGAGCAAATAACGCACGAACCGTTTCGACATGCggtgaagaagaaaaaggaaagacctttttccaagaaagaaaaaaaaaactatacgcGTAAGTGACCAAAAACGTAACTTATGAACATATGATCGTATTATCTGTGACCTGAGCCTACACAGACACAGATAGAAAACGACAAGCGTCACGTACTCTTGTTTTAAGCACACCACACGGAAAAAGAGATACGCATAGCACGTGTCAATATTTTGCATACGTGTTGCTACATATAGAAATAAAACCAATTATATCGCTGAAAATGATTTCtgtttttgagaaaattgaatattttactTAATCTGTGATTTCCATTATTTTCTTtcgaaaatgtgtttttttttttttcagagatttttagatattacaattatgaaaaaaattacaaagacGATTCGATAACCGACAATACTACTTGCCTTACaatctacgcctaactgcattaTTTGAGACGTCCTATGAAAATCATGCCTGACCGGATTTACTTGCACTATGTTGAGAAACTTCTGTAAACCTTTCGTTCGTAATCGCATAATTGTTGAATAAATCGCTTACTCCGGAAATTGAAACCTAGATTTCCTGTGCAATCTGtaagaaattgcatagtctgagATTTGAACCCAGGATCTGGATGTAGAAACCTTTAAACTATAACCActaggctacggtgcttccaccatgtgttatttagaaaataaattccTCCTCTCTCAAGTTTCCATTTTATCATGCCTTGTTCATTTGATGATgcctttgaataatttttttattatatgttctttTTGGGCATCATAGTAAAGAGTTTCTGACCGATTTTTTTCTGTAGTAAAGACAAATTCTGGTCGTTAAAATTCATACTTCAAGAGTTTTCTTGGAGAAGAGGACTTATTTCCAATATATTCTACACCTCTTTTTATATCTCACGttccaaaaaatgaaaattaaaacaaaatttctaataCTGATTAAAAAGTCACATACAAGATAACAATTTAATACGCCTCCAAGCTAGATATTTATATCAGAAACACATTTATGCAATCcgatttctttcttttttgttgaaaaaaatcCTATCTATTGTCATTATagtattttataagaaaatattattgcTGTATATTTTACAGAttctatttaatattaaaaagataTCTCCTCaaactttctttcttctttgaagAGGCAAAGTTGCCACTTGGAACATTCGATACAATTCTGAATTTCTGATCCCTGAACTAATTTTTGCATGTTCTCTCCTGGCGTAAGTATTAAATTTAGAATGTAGAAGAATCATAACGTAATTTTATCTGAATATATGTATGAAGCATCTTGATTTTTTATCCGGgtcaatgtaaatttatatatccTTGTTTTCGAGTGAATGTGTCGGCTTCCGTTACTTagatgaaagggttttcacttTTCATTTTCCCGATAAGGAAGAAGAATATACAGtcaaattaatcaaaataatgGAAATTAGCTATTTTTGGAAGGACAAGTTGCATTCTCTGTTAGTCCTACACGTAATGCATGCAAGTATTGTCTTCCAACTTTCAATACTAATATTCGTTAATCAAATGTGTTTAAGATACTATTTAACCGTAAATATTTActagtttgaataaatttataaaaattgcaTGTCCATTTCTGGTTATATATATAGCTCTGTTTGAactatatctttctttttttttctgtttgaactatatcagtttttttttaaagtggtTTTCTGATTTAAGTCTAAAACAGTTAACCGGATTCGAATTATACCCATTAATATTATTGCTATACAATACGTTTAATCAGAGAAAAATGACACTGTTGCATTATCTTTAAGATTCAATGACTGTATATAAACCCCTCGAGATTGAAACAGAAACACACAAATACCTCTAAAACGGTAACATATAATATCATTACttatactacaaaaaaaaagatggaggaCAAAGGGAAAAACATCGAACAAGCTCAACAAAGTTGTTACCTAGGGTGGATGAGTTTACAATCCCAACGTGTCCTTGACCTTAAACAAGCCTTAGCTCAACGACGATCTCACGAAGGCACAGCCGACGCTGCCGCGGATGATAAGAAACTCCGTGAATTAACACAAAAGATCATTGGAGACTTCAAAGATTACGCCCGAAAAAGAGCCGATCTTTCACACCGATGTAGCTCGAGCTATTATGCGCCGTCGTGGAACACTCCTTTGGAGAACGCTCTCATTTGGATGGGTGGCTGCAGACCATCTTCTTTCTTTAGGCTTGTTTATGCTCTGTGTGGGTCCCAAACTGAGATCCGTGTGACTCAGTTTCTCCGCAACATCGATGGTTACGATGCTTCAGGTAACTTAAGGGTTTGGACATTATCAGTTATTTGGAATTTTACTTCTTATTTTCACTTAGTTTGGTCAGCTCCGGTTCCAACATCCGAATAAAACATTCTTCTTGGttccaaaattaaaagttattatacatacattttattgcttttaaactgtcaatattttattaaaattaatttaacacTGTTTATGGTCTTTTGGATCTGGCCGGTCCTTGTTTAGTTTGgtttcaatttaaaaattttgtttttggtttaagaatttttagGTCTAGTTTAGTACAATTCGGTTTGATTCAACAGGTAGTGGTGGCGCATCGCTCAGCGATCTAACGGCGGAGCAGCTGGCGAAGATCAACGTCTTGCATGTGAAGATCATAGACGAAGAAGAGAAGATGACCAAGAAAGTCTCCAGTCTGCAGGAAGACGCGGCTGATATTCCTATCTCCACCGTGGCTTACGCGGAGGAGCACGTTGGAGAGCCTAACTTGGCGGTAGATCAAGCTCTCGACAAGCAAGAAGAAGCTATGGCCACTTTATTAGCCGAGGCCAATAATCTGAGGGTATATACTTTGAGTAAGATCATAGAGGTTCTGGCGCCGATGCAAGCCGCGGATTTTTTGCTGGCCGGGAAAAAACTTCATCTTTCAATGCATGCGTGGGGAGCGCTAAGGGATCGCCGCCGTCGTGAATGTATAATAGACGCCGCAGATGATGCCGGAGGGAAGGAGGGGAAGTAGTCGTTATAAAAGTAGAGATGATATAATACTATAGGTACGTGTCAGCTATGAAATTGCATGATAACAAGATTTATAGCTTTACGATATAGGTACGTGTCcttatatatatgtcaattttaTTTTCCCCAGTGTGTAATGCGTTtcgatttattttataattacaaatactctatattttatagtttatgattttgttataaaatagatgtaTCTTGTTAGATGATTATACTTATAAATATActattatctatatataaacattGCTTTGTTACGAAACTGTTATAGTTTTTAAGaataaatcattagtacattttgATGTTTTAGAGTACTTTAATAACTGGAAtctttgttgacaaaaaaaaactgtaatctttgttgacaaaaaaaatctggaattttttctttctttatcgaGTCCATCCACgtggtttttttttctcttcagaAAGACCGTATACTACTCGATGCATGTACAACTGTGAGTAATGGGAACACAGCGACTACAAATAGTTAGAGAAAATGATTTTGGTGTGTTTACGTGTCAGTAAACATGCTCTTTCTCGACAAGTCAGTATAGTATGAGTCTAACGTTTGTATGAAAGATCAGTAACAAGAATTTGCTCTCTTATTAATCTTAAGGAAATATCCTCTCAAACCTTAAGCTCTCTCTTTCACAAATATCAAAACTCACGCTTGGTTGCAACAACCCTGCAACTCCTTTTAAACAAGATTTAGATAACTCCtaaccttattttttttttagataactcctaaaacTTCTTTAGATAAATCCTAATCCTCATATCTCGGTAGATTAGGATAAGCTTGATCTCCAAGCTATTTCAAGCTTactccaacattctcccccttaagcttgaacCCATTTCTTGATAAGTCTTCAACACCCAGTATACTCCTCATCTCCTTGAATCTGATTCTCGCTAGTGGTTTTGTTAAAATGTCTGCTCGTTGTTGACTTCCTGCGACATGATGAACCTCGATCAAGTTGTTGTCCACACACTCCCTTATGAAATGATACCTCCGGTGAATATGCTTGCTTCGTCCATGAAACACTGGGTTCCTGCTGAGAGCTATGGCCGATTTATTATCAATGTAAATCACTACTCTTTCGCCTTGTCTGCCAACTATCTCGCCAAAGAGATCCTGAAGCCAAATAGCCTGTTTTGCTGCCTCTGTTCCTGCCATGAACTCTGCCTCGCAAGATGATAGGGCCACTGTATCTTGTTTCTGTGAACACCAGGTGATAGGTGACTCAAAGAAGTAGAAAACGTGTCCAGTCGTACTTCTCCCATCGTCCTCATCTTCATTGTGACTTGCATCACTGTAACCAGTCAACTTCGCATTCGTTCCTTGTTTAAATACCAAACCATAAGATGGCGTACCCTGCAAGTAACGAAGAACTTGCTTCATTGCAGCAGCATGCGAGGTCCTTGGTTCCGACATGTACCTACTCAGCACGCCGACTGCATATGAGATATCAGGTCTGGTGTGAAGAAGGTATCTGAGGCACCCTATGTTTCTTCTGTACTCCTTTTCATCAACTCGTTTCTCATCACTGGCTTTCGACATAATGAGACTCGGGTCCATTGGCACGTGAACCATGTTGCAGTCCTGCATCCTTGTCTCTTCTAGTATCTTCTTTGCATATCTCTCCTGCTTCAGAGTAATCCCTTCTTCATGCTGATGTACCTCAATGCCCAAGTAATAAGTGAGTTTTCCC
This genomic interval from Brassica napus cultivar Da-Ae chromosome A6, Da-Ae, whole genome shotgun sequence contains the following:
- the LOC106378844 gene encoding protein MALE DISCOVERER 1 isoform X1; translated protein: MGCRWNPIGFQFSCFMFLIITLQSRSSLSLNSEGFVLLKFLERVDSDPHGTLANWNVSDDHMCSWFGVTCVDNKVQMVNLSGCSLGGTLAPELSQLSELTSLVLSKNNLFGDIPNEFGTFPKLKLLDLRDNKLSGVVPPELNKMLTPENLLLSGNKFAGFMKIKFLRLQSLYQVQLNKHKELSSASNAVFGCVNRKLGYCVSRRRLLRLNKAQAFVLRIKATSRMLQREPQGENYDMNYPPSSLQNESSVLRRRELLEGTSNLAAMPAPDAPSPSPDTITIVFPRSSGSFPALTTAKKRIPPLIPPSLPPTAEYNNNTSSDPPRQFEEETKGSTAVWLYVVIGVAAFVAVLIVIGVIFFCRKRAVKSIGPWKTGLSGQLQKAFVTGVPKLNRSELETACEDFSNIIEAFDGYTVYKGTLSSGVEIAVASTAVLETREWTRAMEMTYRRKIDTMSRVNHKNFVNLIGYCEEAEPFNRMMVFEYAPNGTLFEHLHDKEMEHLDWSARMRIIMGTAYCLQYMHELNPPIAHSKLVSSRIYLTDDYAAKVGEVAFSSQTGLKSRKPMSGDLDQSSLPLPAEPETNVYSFGVLMLEIISGRLSESDEEGSILKWASKYLESDHLKDMIDPTLTTFKEEDLEVICDVARHCLRNDQSQRPTMKDVVEQLKQVINISPEQATPRLSPLWWAELEILSSEAT
- the LOC106378844 gene encoding protein MALE DISCOVERER 1 isoform X2, which produces MGCRWNPIGFQFSCFMFLIITLQSRSSLSLNSEGFVLLKFLERVDSDPHGTLANWNVSDDHMCSWFGVTCVDNKVQMVNLSGCSLGGTLAPELSQLSELTSLVLSKNNLFGDIPNEFGTFPKLKLLDLRDNKLSGVVPPELNKMLTPENLLLSGNKFAGFMKIKFLRLQSLYQVQLNKHKELSSASNAVFGCVNRKLGYWLQREPQGENYDMNYPPSSLQNESSVLRRRELLEGTSNLAAMPAPDAPSPSPDTITIVFPRSSGSFPALTTAKKRIPPLIPPSLPPTAEYNNNTSSDPPRQFEEETKGSTAVWLYVVIGVAAFVAVLIVIGVIFFCRKRAVKSIGPWKTGLSGQLQKAFVTGVPKLNRSELETACEDFSNIIEAFDGYTVYKGTLSSGVEIAVASTAVLETREWTRAMEMTYRRKIDTMSRVNHKNFVNLIGYCEEAEPFNRMMVFEYAPNGTLFEHLHDKEMEHLDWSARMRIIMGTAYCLQYMHELNPPIAHSKLVSSRIYLTDDYAAKVGEVAFSSQTGLKSRKPMSGDLDQSSLPLPAEPETNVYSFGVLMLEIISGRLSESDEEGSILKWASKYLESDHLKDMIDPTLTTFKEEDLEVICDVARHCLRNDQSQRPTMKDVVEQLKQVINISPEQATPRLSPLWWAELEILSSEAT
- the LOC106382448 gene encoding protein DELAY OF GERMINATION 1-like — its product is MEDKGKNIEQAQQSCYLGWMSLQSQRVLDLKQALAQRRSHEGTADAAADDKKLRELTQKIIGDFKDYARKRADLSHRCSSSYYAPSWNTPLENALIWMGGCRPSSFFRLVYALCGSQTEIRVTQFLRNIDGYDASGSGGASLSDLTAEQLAKINVLHVKIIDEEEKMTKKVSSLQEDAADIPISTVAYAEEHVGEPNLAVDQALDKQEEAMATLLAEANNLRVYTLSKIIEVLAPMQAADFLLAGKKLHLSMHAWGALRDRRRRECIIDAADDAGGKEGK